A single window of Cryptococcus depauperatus CBS 7841 chromosome 2, complete sequence DNA harbors:
- a CDS encoding hydroxyacylglutathione hydrolase, which produces MFLFKRILGRSYLSQRAFSSTAPSKMKVIPCLARSDNWMYLLVDSSQSAVVVDPYDACKISQLAKEQGVKVEGLITTHHHHDHSGGNQKFLDLHPGIKVWAGSNQSPGANVIVKDNDVFQVGHDINVKCIHTPCHTQDSICFYVEDGKTGEKGVFTGDTLFLAGCGRFFEGTPEEMHAALVKLSKLPSDTVVYNGHEYTKGSAKFGLSVEPNNQPLKKLLQRTQTDTCTTGKSTIGDEKTWNVFMRLDTTEAKKATGESDPVKIIGALREMKNAA; this is translated from the exons atgtttttgttcAAGAGAATATTGGGTCGCAGTTATTTATCTCAAAGAGCATTCTCATCAACAGCACC AAGCAAAATGAAAGTCATCCCTTGCCTCGCCAGATCAGACAATTGGATGTACCTACTTGTGGACTCGTCTCAGTCTGCTGTCGTCGTTGATCCTTATGATGCCTGCAAGATTTCTCAACTTGCAAAGGAGCAAGGCGTCAAGGTGGAAGGGCTGATAACTACACACCATCATCACGACCATAGTGGAGGGAATCAAAAGTTT TTGGACCTGCACCCAGGTATCAAAGTTTGGGCTGGGTCGAACCAATCTCCTGGAGCGAATGTCATCGTAAAAGACAATGACGTTTTCCAGGTAGGTCACGATATCAATGTCAA GTGTATCCATACCCCATGCCATACACAAGACTCAATCTGCTTCTATgtggaagatggaaagactGGAGAGAAGGGTGTTTTTACTGG AGACACTCTTTTTCTCGCCGGTTGTGGTCGCTTCTTTGAGG GAACACCTGAGGAGATGCATGCAGCCTTGGTGAAACTATCCAAATTGCCTAGCGATACGGTCGTTTATAATGGGCATGAATACACAAAAGGTTCTGCCAAGTTTGGGCTGAGCGTTGAGCCAAACAACCAGCCATTAAAGAA GTTACTACAAAGAACACAGACAGACACCTGTACAACTGGCAAGTCTACCATTGGCGACGAAAAGACTTGGAATGTCTTTATGAGACTTGACACTACCGAGGCAAA GAAAGCGACAGGTGAGAGCGACCCAGTCAAGATCATAGGGGCTCTAcgagagatgaagaatgcTGCATGA